The sequence TAACATTAGTCCATGCTTAAATTATGATGCttgggctgattctctctttaATACTTGatcacaatattaatatttgGCCATAAAATGAAAGTATATTTAGGTGTAGCTGTTGTCTTTGGCAACTCTACACCAGACATGCAAaagatctttaaaaaatgagagGATAGTTGGTAAAACATGCTGCAATTATAGACGAAAATATCAGCAAGTGCAATCCCTATCACACGATCGTAGGTCTCGCTTTTACTGTAACGTTAAGACGCACAAGACAGGAGATACTTTTAAGTTTCAGTGACTTTTATTTGAAGGTTTGCACCAATTTAGGTatagacacatacatacattcggTTACAGCTCAGCATGAGGCAGGACAGGATGTGGTTGGGTCATGTGGTCAGTGGCGGGTCTTTTAGGGTAAATTCGATGGGGAAGGCCTTGCAGGATGGAGCCAAATGTCCTAGACCTCCCAGCATGGCCGATACACTCGTCCCACCATGCATCTCATGGTGTCCCTTCTGATGACGGCGATGCTTGGGTCCTGGACGACGTCCCTGCGGTCCAGGATCAGGCCGTTCTCACCGGCTCTCTGCTTGTAGAGGGTCAGTCCTTTGTACAGCGCCCGCAGGTCCTTCCACAAACTCGCGTCCCCAACCACGATCACCTTGGGCCTGCCGGTCTCCCCCACGGCAGCTACACCTGCGCTGCCGAGGCTGTTTTCTGCCGCCTCGTCGCTCAGTAAGGAGCCAAAGGCGTCCTGCTCCAAGGAACCGTCTTCACTCTTGCTCATGGGTATCGCCACCGACATGGTGTAGCACTCAAAAAACAGTGCTGTCGCGAAGATGACGGACATGACCGACTGTCTCATGGTGCAGATCTTCTGAGATGTTCGGTTGGTGTCGGTGTCGGTGGGTGAATCGCCTCCTCGAGCTCTTGCTTTGCTGTGCCGACCGAGAACGTATCGAGCTCTTTTATACCATTTTGTACATATAGGATTAATCACACGTGGACACTTAGTTCTTCCATCATTGCTTCTCCCATTGTGTACCGGATATTACCCAAAGGCATTAAAAGGCACTTATTTAGAGCTCTCACGGTGTTCAAGTGTGTTGTTTGGCGCAAAGTTAATTAAAATTATCACCGCCATGATGGCGGATCTTTAGACCATGATGATGAAACAGTGGGACTTCTTTGAGGCTGCGATACAAAGGAAGACATTAATCCAGAAATCATGccctttaaaacaacacagaggGATTACCCACCTGTGGCCTGCTTTGTGCCGGAGACACTCGAGCGCAGAAGCTTTTCTCTCGTGGCGTTGTTGCAACGCGGTTCAATAAGGGATTTCAAGTGGGATTACAGcaagaaagcaaacaaatgatTCTTGAAGTGTTTGTGGCGCAGCTTTTTGTTGACGTGTCAAGGGAAATGGAGCAATTCCACAGCTAAAGCTAAGTTCggaaaacatttcttttaaaaaaaaaatgcattagaaGTGCTCTCCATAAGCCCAAAAGTGAAAACTTACCTGATCAGTTGCCGGAGCACAGCGCAATTATAACTGTACCTAATTATGCTTGCCAGATGGGTGTTACGGGAACCTGTGTTTACATAACACGCAGATGAAATAAGGTGGTATAATGCATGCATGAGAGATCTGAGTTAGAGAGATatcaaaggcaaagaaaatgacaaattttgATTTATGATGAGGTGCATGTTTTTTAGCAGCTGTGGAGAGAGTGCTCAGTAATCCTGTTCCTAACTTTAAGTAGGTTTACTGTGATACTGCGGAGGAACTGCATCGTTTACAGCTCTTTAATAAATGTAGCGCAGTAAAAAGTATGATATTTCCCTCTAAAATGTAGTGTGGTAAAAGTATAAAGTCTCAGAGATTGTAAATAGAAATAAGAGAAgtgatttaatttgttttcactggCACAGGTGACACACTCAGATAATCCTGCTCCTGAGTTTAAGTAGGATTACCATGATGGAAAAGTACTCAAGGAAAGGCCCTGCATTCAAAATTGTATTTAAAGTATACCAGCATTAACAATAAAAGGTGCTTAACTatcaaaagtaaaagttttATGTGCTTATGTGCTTATAGTTTGTaagtaaaactgtatttttcagaGGAACTACATTATCTGCAGCTGTTTAATACATGTactgcagtaaaaagtacagtatttccctctgaaatgtagtgtGGTAACAGTATAAAGTCTCACAGAATGGAAATAGAAATAAGAGAAGTGCCAgggtttgatttgttttctttcacgCAGGTAACATATTGAGATAACTTCACGTCAATTCCTGTTCAGGGAACTTTGGAAACCAAGGCCTCTCTAGAGGGGGCCGATGTTATGCCGTTAACACCGCATTTCTCGACAGCTTATTAATACTCCAATGCACATGTTTGCCCTCAAATAACAGAATTTTGCATGACAGAGGTCAGTTTTTGTTCAGCGGTTACACTTGGCAGCGCCGCGGTACAACAAATGATTTTACTGGTATGCCTTGCAGCACATTACAAAAGTTTGATGGCTAGACATATAATTTTGTGTTATTAAATTGTTAAGGTTATTTTAGAATTGGCAATTTGCAGCTGGACAGCTCGGATGGGAAGTGCCGTGGCCCGTTTCTCATTGAAAACCATGTCTGTGTTCTGCACGGACAGCGTTGGCAGACTTGTGGTTACTAAAAAGCCTGGCACTTGACAATCCTTTACACCCTGTTTTTGTTACTGTCTCGTGTGGTTGTCTGGAAACAGATGGTTTTGTTTAAATCTTATCTTTCATTCCTAAACGTCGGATCTTTATATGTATCGTTGACGGGATGGGTGGAGCTCTTTCCTCTGCAGTCGCTGTTATGGTCCATGAGAGCATATCGCTGTTTTTGGACTAAAACCATGCATCTGTAAAATATGGGCCTTTCAGGAatgaaggggaggaaaaaaatgcttattttcTCTGATGTTCATGTATTTTATTGGATTATTGAACGCGGTTTTAACAGGTTTCAAGAGCCAAGGAGGCATGAAATTCTCTCAGCACATAAATGGCTATGTAAACATTAAATTTATGTAATATGCTGCGAGAAATTGCCAGTAAGGTCTTctgtgacagcagcaacaaataaAGCCACGCTGTGTGGAATTTGTTAACAGTAGGAGAAGGTCAAGGTTTGAGCCTCCCCTCTTTAAGCTCCTTCATTTTGGCTGAAACGGGACGGCATGACGATAAATCTCTTTCAGTTTGCTGATGGGAAAAACGATCATCATAATTGCCTCGACGTCCCAGCAGAGTGACCGGAAATAGGGCAAAGTAGAGCGAGCGTTCAACTGCGTATTTAGTGGCTgaaaagatgagagaaagagaggcaggatgacttgcacaaaggattgtgggacAGATTCAAACTGGGGATGTTTTGATAACAGGACATGCTGTGCGTTTTAGCCCAGTGACCCACCAGGTTGCCGTCAAACtacattattttcatttctggaAAAATCATCCCGGGAGCGGCTGAAGAGACACGACTGTTTTCCTTAACTGCATCGCCATATTGTGCTCATTACAGCCGCTGCATAAATGTTGTAGTCATTCATCATATGAGAATGATTTTCATGGTCAGGAGGAGGATGCCTGCCTATATATTTTACACTCGACTGAAGCTTAACAGCCTAGGACTAAGCTGTAATTTTCTGCCAACACCTCTAAAAATCCACACGACAGGTCTACCAGTAACAGGGCTAATAAAAAGATCATATAATCTCTTCAGAGAAATATTCggcttgttttcattcattcccgTTCCCATAAACTCCATGAGAACAGTTCAGCCCCCTCAAATTCAACATTTACAGTGCAGAGAAACAGTATTgacctgtgtttgtgtccagcaGTGTTGTGGATACTGTCGCTATAACAGAGTATGTATTTATCTGCTGGAGTGTGATGTTTGACTCCTCTCTATGGCCAGGTGTTTTCTTTACTTGTGGTTATTGGGCTACAGCTGCGTGCCATATGTCCATAATAGTCCTGACTCTATAACATAACCGAGAGGCTTGTGTTCCTATACTACATTCTCAACGCCATCTTTACCGAatcttaaaggaaaactccaacgttttgagcaaaataaccttttcaaccagactgagacgagatgtttggtaccatttccacctctgtacgtccactggtttgGTTCTTATGGGTGGcttttcatgttagcttagcataatgacttgaagtctatgggagtcattagcgtAGCTCGGTCcaagtggacaaaaataaaccttacagcaacttcAAAGctgttatttacacagtgtatcattttACAATGTAAATctcttggaattaaaaaagagagagtcgTTTTAGATTGcagtaaggttttttttttttttttttactttttgatggagctaggctaataaCTCCCATAGACtgcaagtctttatgctaagctattAGGAATCGAATCACTGGACgcacagatgtgaaaatggtttCAAACTCTCAGCCTGGGCaggtcagaaaaagggtattttgcacaaaatgttggaatattccttttaCCACAGATACTTTATAAAAACGGGCATCAGATAACAATGAGGCAAAACACCGCATATTCACAAACACCTCATTCCatggatataataataataattcaataattttCCTGACATTCTTGGAAAACGGAGATTTAGAAAAAGCAGAGACAGGGTTCGTTTTCCGTGTTTGGCCTCAGGCACGAGGGCAGCAGCCGCCCCGCTCAAGGTGTTTTTGTGCTACAGAGAATCGTCTATTAACAGCAACAGTGCCGCACCTCgttgaaaagaagaagaaagaagacaggagaaaaaaaaaaaaaaaaaaaaaaaaaaaacacaggcctTCTCAAAGTGAGCCGGCCAAGATGTGCAGACCAGCTGACTACACTGATGGGTGCCAACCAAAACACGAGGCCTCAGCTCGGGGttttgaaggggaaaaaagaccCCGGCCGTGGACCGAGGGGAGACAGTGGCTC comes from Myripristis murdjan chromosome 12, fMyrMur1.1, whole genome shotgun sequence and encodes:
- the pmchl gene encoding pro-melanin-concentrating hormone, like, with product MRQSVMSVIFATALFFECYTMSVAIPMSKSEDGSLEQDAFGSLLSDEAAENSLGSAGVAAVGETGRPKVIVVGDASLWKDLRALYKGLTLYKQRAGENGLILDRRDVVQDPSIAVIRRDTMRCMVGRVYRPCWEV